From the genome of Pseudoalteromonas aliena SW19, one region includes:
- the lexA gene encoding transcriptional repressor LexA, protein MRPLTKRQAQILELVKVFIKDTGMPPTRAEIAQTLGFKSANAAEEHLKALAKKGVIKMKPGASRGIQLVEEEEPEQLGLPLIGRVAAGEPILAQEHVESHCKIDPLMFKPAADFLLRVNGMSMKDIGIMDGDLLAVHKTQVAENGQVVVARVDDDVTVKRFEKAGRKVLLHAENDDFSAIEVDLENESFNIEGLAVGVIRNADWM, encoded by the coding sequence ATGCGACCATTAACGAAGCGCCAAGCTCAAATACTCGAATTAGTTAAAGTTTTTATTAAAGACACTGGTATGCCCCCTACACGTGCAGAGATTGCACAAACACTAGGTTTTAAAAGTGCCAATGCTGCAGAAGAGCATCTAAAAGCACTTGCAAAAAAAGGTGTTATTAAAATGAAGCCAGGCGCAAGCCGAGGTATTCAACTTGTTGAAGAAGAAGAACCTGAGCAATTAGGTTTGCCTCTAATTGGCCGAGTAGCGGCCGGTGAGCCTATTTTGGCGCAAGAGCATGTTGAAAGTCATTGTAAAATTGATCCATTAATGTTTAAACCTGCTGCCGATTTTTTACTGCGTGTTAACGGTATGAGCATGAAAGATATAGGTATTATGGATGGCGACTTATTGGCGGTGCATAAAACTCAAGTTGCTGAAAATGGGCAAGTTGTAGTTGCACGTGTTGATGATGATGTAACTGTAAAGCGCTTTGAAAAAGCAGGTCGAAAAGTACTGCTGCATGCTGAAAATGATGATTTTTCAGCAATTGAAGTCGATTTAGAAAACGAATCTTTTAATATTGAAGGTTTGGCTGTTGGGGTTATTCGTAACGCTGATTGGATGTAA
- the coxB gene encoding cytochrome c oxidase subunit II, translating into MGKLSSTLWLILFVFPQQVLANSQFNMRKGVTDISNNVYQLHMTIFFICCVIGVIVFAIMFWALIHHRKSKGAVPAQFHESTKVEILWTAIPFVILIAMAIPATKTLIAMEDASKADLTIKITGSQWKWHYEYMGEDVEFYSMLSTPQDEIANLAQKNPNYLLEVDKPLVLPINQKVRFLMTSDDVIHSWWVPDFAVKKDANPGFINETWTNINEEGIYRGQCAELCGKDHGFMPVVVVAKSESDFKTWLVDAKQAKQKAALADAALLDQTLPKDELMTLGEQVYMANCAACHQPTGMGLPGVFPALKGSPIVLGDIKDHIDIIIHGRPGTAMQAFAKQLSIKQLAAVITYKRNAWGNDTGDVIQPSQIQTALDAKVEAN; encoded by the coding sequence ATGGGTAAATTGAGCTCTACCTTGTGGCTTATACTGTTTGTTTTTCCGCAGCAAGTGTTGGCAAATAGCCAATTTAATATGCGTAAAGGCGTAACTGATATAAGTAATAATGTTTATCAGCTGCACATGACTATATTTTTCATATGTTGTGTGATTGGGGTAATCGTGTTTGCCATTATGTTTTGGGCACTCATTCATCACCGCAAATCTAAAGGAGCAGTGCCTGCTCAATTTCACGAAAGCACGAAAGTAGAAATACTTTGGACTGCTATTCCGTTTGTTATTTTAATTGCTATGGCTATACCGGCCACTAAAACTCTAATTGCAATGGAAGATGCCAGTAAGGCTGATCTCACTATTAAAATTACAGGATCGCAATGGAAATGGCATTACGAATACATGGGTGAAGACGTTGAGTTTTACTCAATGCTTTCTACTCCTCAAGACGAAATTGCTAATCTTGCACAGAAAAACCCTAACTATTTACTTGAGGTAGATAAACCACTGGTACTGCCTATAAACCAAAAAGTACGTTTTTTAATGACCTCAGACGATGTTATTCACTCGTGGTGGGTGCCCGATTTTGCCGTCAAAAAAGACGCAAATCCTGGGTTTATAAACGAAACATGGACCAATATAAACGAAGAAGGGATTTACCGGGGTCAATGCGCTGAGCTGTGCGGTAAAGATCATGGTTTTATGCCTGTGGTTGTAGTTGCAAAATCAGAATCCGATTTTAAAACCTGGTTGGTAGATGCAAAGCAGGCTAAGCAGAAAGCTGCGCTGGCAGATGCCGCACTGCTTGATCAAACGTTACCTAAAGATGAGTTAATGACTTTGGGTGAACAAGTATATATGGCTAATTGTGCAGCGTGCCATCAGCCTACGGGCATGGGATTACCAGGTGTATTTCCTGCACTTAAAGGGAGTCCAATTGTATTAGGGGATATTAAAGATCACATTGATATAATTATTCATGGCCGCCCAGGCACTGCAATGCAAGCCTTTGCAAAACAGTTATCTATAAAGCAATTAGCAGCAGTTATTACTTATAAGCGTAATGCATGGGGTAACGATACGGGTGATGTTATTCAGCCGAGTCAAATACAGACAGCACTTGATGCCAAAGTGGAGGCGAACTAA
- the ctaD gene encoding cytochrome c oxidase subunit I produces the protein MSSIVEQPNADEAHHAHHPAKGFKRWLYTTNHKDIGSLYLIFSLTMFLIGGAMAMVIRAELFQPGLQLVDPHFFNQMTTVHGLIMVFGAVMPAFTGLANWMVPLMIGAPDMALPRMNNWSFWILPFAFLILLASLFMPGGGPAFGWTFYAPLSTTYSNDNTALFVFAVHIMGISSIMGAINVIVTIVNLRAPGMTWMKLPLFVWTWLITAFLLIAVMPVLAGAVTMVLTDKYFATSFFDAAGGGDPVMFQHIFWFFGHPEVYIMILPAFGIISTIVPTFSRKKLFGYASMVYATSSIALLSFIVWAHHMFTTGMPVAGELFFMYATMLISVPTGVKVFNWVATMWKGSISFEVPMLFSIAFIVLFTLGGFSGLMLAITPADFQYHDTYFVVAHFHYVLVTGAIFSIMAGAYYWLPKWTGNMFNITLAKWHFWLSLVSVNVLFFPMHFVGLAGMPRRIPDYALQFADFNAIISIGGFAFGLSQLLFVAVVIKCARGGDKVPAKVWDGAEGLEWEVDSPAPYHTFSTPPEIK, from the coding sequence ATGAGTAGCATAGTAGAACAACCTAACGCCGATGAAGCGCATCATGCACATCACCCTGCAAAAGGATTTAAACGCTGGCTTTATACAACCAATCATAAAGATATAGGTAGTTTATATTTAATATTTTCGCTGACCATGTTTTTAATTGGTGGCGCAATGGCCATGGTGATTAGGGCTGAATTATTTCAACCAGGTTTACAGTTGGTTGATCCCCACTTTTTTAATCAAATGACCACCGTACACGGTTTAATTATGGTATTTGGTGCAGTAATGCCAGCCTTTACTGGCCTTGCCAATTGGATGGTGCCGCTGATGATTGGTGCACCTGATATGGCACTACCAAGAATGAATAACTGGAGTTTTTGGATTTTACCGTTTGCGTTTTTAATTTTATTAGCATCGTTATTTATGCCCGGTGGTGGTCCTGCATTTGGCTGGACTTTTTATGCTCCGCTCTCTACAACTTACAGTAATGACAATACGGCGTTGTTTGTATTTGCCGTACATATAATGGGAATAAGTTCAATTATGGGGGCTATTAATGTCATTGTCACCATAGTTAATTTACGTGCTCCAGGCATGACATGGATGAAGCTTCCCCTATTTGTATGGACATGGTTAATTACTGCCTTTTTATTAATTGCGGTAATGCCCGTACTTGCAGGGGCTGTAACTATGGTGCTTACCGATAAGTACTTTGCGACCAGCTTTTTTGATGCCGCAGGTGGCGGTGATCCGGTGATGTTTCAGCATATTTTCTGGTTTTTTGGTCACCCAGAAGTGTACATCATGATTTTGCCAGCGTTCGGTATTATATCGACCATAGTGCCTACTTTCTCGCGTAAAAAACTCTTTGGTTATGCCTCTATGGTGTATGCCACATCCTCGATTGCGCTGCTGAGCTTTATTGTTTGGGCGCATCATATGTTTACCACGGGGATGCCTGTAGCAGGTGAATTGTTTTTTATGTACGCCACAATGCTTATATCTGTGCCCACTGGGGTCAAAGTATTTAACTGGGTTGCCACTATGTGGAAGGGTTCAATAAGTTTTGAGGTACCCATGCTATTTAGTATTGCCTTTATTGTATTGTTTACCCTAGGTGGCTTTTCTGGGTTGATGTTAGCCATTACACCTGCTGATTTTCAATATCACGATACTTACTTTGTTGTAGCGCATTTTCACTATGTATTAGTAACCGGTGCGATATTCTCGATTATGGCGGGCGCTTATTATTGGCTGCCTAAGTGGACGGGCAATATGTTTAATATCACCTTAGCTAAATGGCATTTTTGGTTATCACTGGTGAGCGTCAATGTACTGTTTTTTCCTATGCACTTTGTAGGACTTGCTGGTATGCCGCGTCGTATTCCTGATTATGCACTGCAATTTGCCGATTTTAACGCAATCATAAGTATTGGTGGTTTTGCCTTTGGCT